CAGATGAGGAACGAAAACAGTTCATGCGTGAAGCAATTCGGCTTTCGATTGAAAATGTTCAATCTGGAAGAGGCGGACCTTTTGCTGCAATAGTTGTTAAAGACGGTAAAATCATCGCACGCGGAACAAATCTCGTCACAAGCACGAACGATCCTACCGCGCATGCAGAAATCGCAGCAATACGAGAAGCATGTAAGGCACTTGGCACTTTTCAATTAGATGGATGCGAGATCTATACTTCATGTGAACCTTGCCCAATGTGCCTTGGAGCCCTGTATTGGGCGCGGCCGGAACGGGTATTCTATGGGAACACGAAACAGGATGCCGCGGAAATAGACTTTGATGATTCGTTCATCTATGAGGAGTTTTATAAAAAGATGAGCGATCGGAGCATCCCTATGGTGCAGCTCATGCATACAGAAGCACTCGCGGGGTTCGAAGCATGGAAAAATAAATTGGATAAAATAAAATATTGAGCTATCTATTTTATTAAAACCATTTTTTTCGTTTGAATATTTTTCCCGTCTTGAAGTTTATAAAAATACACACCGCTTGGTTGACTGGTTGCATCCCATTGAACCGAATACGTTCCAGGGTGTTTCACTTCATTGATGAACATCGCTATTTCACGGCCTAATACATCGTACACTTTTAAAATTGTCAATTCTGAACCGGCAATCGTGAATTGAATATTCGTAACCGGATTGAATGGATTCGGATAATTTTGATACAGTTGGCTGTATATCGGAATAGTCGCAGGAGTCGTTTTCACATCAACTAATGTTGAAAGATCCATCACGCTACCATAGATGCTATAGCCCAGTGAAGGATTGCGTACCTCACTCCAAGCGAAACATATCTTATTTCCATTCAGAGCAAATGATGGATTTTTTTTACTCCCCGGAGTCGCCCTATGAATACAGATAGAATCCTTTTCCCTTACTCCATCTTTCGTGAATGCCCGTGCATAGTAGGAATTGTTTTTCCCCGTAATAAGAAGAAATCTACCTTCCGTCAGTTTACCAATCGTATATCCATCGGGGTTTGTCATTAAATATATTTTCTTCTGAAGTGTATCTCCGTCAGCTGATAAGATTGTTCCATAATACGTCGGAAAATATAAGATATTGTCCCACTCAGGCCATAGTGAGAGAAAAACATTGGCCTGAAGATGAATGCGTGAATTGAGTGTTTTTTCATCCGTCAATGGATTTAATTGGTTTGAATACAAACGTACTTTCGACCCGTAGTGCATCCAGAACGATTGTTTATCATTGATGGATATTTGAAGCGAATAGATATTTTCTTGCGAAATGATACTGTTCTCTTGTATCAAAGAACCACTTTTCGTAAAGAGAAGCATTTTTGCGTTGCTGGAATTCTCTTGTAAGACCAGAACGAATGAACTGTCAGTTAATATCTTTGATATCATCGAAGCAGCTGTAATTGGCTTTCCTGCCACAACAAGACCCTGGCGTACCATTTCACCATTTATTCCAAGAATTGTGTATCCTATTGTATCTTCTCCTGCCGGAGAAAGATGTCTCCAGCAACTGAGCGACGATCCATCTGAAAAGAATTCAATTCCATTGCCTCCTATGACAAGAGGAAAACCATTTTTCTCACCATCGAACGTAATTATTTGTCCGGAGGTTTTGATGCCATCTTCCCATAGAATACAGAATTGATTTTGTCCTGCTGGAAGCACAATAGAATTATCTTCGTTGCTGCCAATCTCATCATCATTAAGTTTGAGGCTATCCAGCACTGAAAGATTCCGATTCCGTGTGAGATATACGTCTTTCCCATCATTCATTCCAAAATAATATGTACTATCAGATATTTTAACAAAATTGTCGCTGTTTGCAAAGTGCTGCATGGAATCAATTTCTGTAAATTCTTGAATGTTTCCATCGATATTAAAAGAATAGAGCCCATGCAACGTCACAGATACATTGCCCCTCCATTCAGAATTAGAAATGAGAAGACTGAAATTGTTATTTACGATTTGAGAAATAGAAATATTCGTCACGTTGGGAATTTGCGCATTGGTCCTCGGAATCGGGAAAGATCGAAAATTAGACAAACGTACACCGCTTTGATTAAACTTGTTAAAATATACCAATCCGGAATCAGCATGAACGAAGAAAATAAGATAAGCAGTATCTGGCAACATGACTGTCTTCAAAACATGTTGCTGTCGAGAGGAATAAATAGTTTCTGATGAATCGAAAGGAAATCCGAGAGGCTGATCTAATGCAAGAACCGAATCTCGATCATTAAAGAAGGTTCCATAGACACCAGAGTTTTTCATGGTGTTTCGATCTATACGACACGATAGTATTGCATAATCGTCCTGCGCGTTGACAGCGAGTGCACTTGCAGATGCAATACGACCATAAGAAAGAGAATCTGAAAGACGAAAGACTTCCGCCCCCTCGGCTTGATATTTAGAGAGACTAAGATGCCCGTCATTGCGAAAGAGGAAAAGATAATTCTTTGAAGTACTCTTACAATCGTAATCAATGCCAAGGTATCCTGTTCCACACCAGGGAAGCACTGCCGATCCTAGAAGATTGGTCTGCATCAACTGATGTGAAGTTCCAAAATAATTACCATAAACATTGAGCGTTTGCTGATCGAAATAAGAACCCATTTTTTCTGATAGAACAAGAAATGAACCATCTGATATACATTGAATGATGTTATTGGAAGGAATGGGATTATTCTTACCTATCAATCGCCCCACAGTATCAAATTCCTGTGCATACCACCCCCCATTTCCATCGCGGTTATCTTCCCAGGCCGCGAGGAAGTGGCCGGATATAAAGGGAAATAAACGGACATTTTGTTGTCGGAATGTTGACGGGTTATTTTCTCCGCTGATGAGAAAATCCTGGACAGACTGTGCATTGACATCCAATATCTCAGTGCAGAAAAAAATGATGATGATTAATAGTTGAAAAGCTTTTTCCAATTGCAGTGCCCCTTCCCTCCATTAAGCACTCTCGCTTCTTCGTTATCTCCTCTGCCATATCAATTATTCAACAATACACTTTCCTATTTGATAATTTGCAAACATTGAATCACCTATCTCGCTTCGGTACACCCTGTTTCCACTCACACTTTCTGATCCAATGCTTGTCGAACGATCCGTAAAATATCATTCGGCTCATACGGCTTTTGGATGAAACCGTTGGCCCCGTCTTTTAAGAGTTCCGATTTTAAATCTGGTTCAAAATAACCGCTGGCAAAGATTACTTTACTATTTGGATTTATCTCTCTTATTTTCTTGAACTCATCAGTTCCCGTCATCACCGGAAGTCCCATATCGGTAAGAACAAGTGCAATCTCTTGTTTATGAGATTGATATACTTGAACTGCCTCAAGGCCGTCACGTGCACAGAGCACCTTGTACCCTTTGGATTCGAGTAAGAAAGTCACCATTTGGATTAGCATTTCTTCATCTTCAACAAACAAAATTGTTTCTGTTCCTCCGATTTCAAATGATTCGGTCGGCAGCTGAGAATCGGCCGTTTGTTTGTTGATCGCTGGGATAGGGAAAAAGAGCCAGAAGGTTGTACCGCAGCCCGGTTCACTCTTGAGATCTATGAAGCCATGATGAACTTGTATAACACCGTATACAACGGACAGACCGAGACCAGTTCCTTTTCCTTTTTCCTTTGTTGTAAAAAACGGATCAAATACGCGAAGGCACGTTGCCTCGTCCATTCCTTTGCCCGTATCGGTTACAGTCAAACAAACGTACGCTTCCGCCTCGGCATCGGGGAATTGCTGGTTCATCTGTTCTTTGGTTCGTTTCTCAGCCACAAGAGAGATTGATCCACCGTTTGGCATAGCATCCCGCGCATTGATGCAGAGATTCAATAACGTTTGATGGACCTGTGTACGATCAGCAAAGATAAACGGAAGATCATTTTCGATGCTCTCTGAGAACGTAATAGTTTTAGGAAAGGTCTGCTCCAACATTGAGAGAAGCTCATGTATCAATACAGAAATATCCATCGGTTCAAATACGACATCAGTTTTCCGTGCAAACGTTAGAATCTGGCGGACAAGCGCAGCTCCCCGCTGTACCGCTTGATTGATAGCGGCAATACTGTTAGCGAATTTATCCGGACTCAGTTTGTTCTTGTCGAGAAGAGAAGAGTATGCCAAAATGATACCGAGTATATTATTAAAGTCGTGCGCAATACCGCCTGCAAGTGTACCGATGCTCTGTATCTTCTGTGTTTGCATAAGCTGGTTCTGCAGCTTTTTTTGTTCAGAAATGTCACGAACAACAATCTGCATGGCAGATTTTTCTTTATAGACTATCGGTAATGCAGCGACTTCGACCTCGATGCAAGATCCATCCAACCGCATGAATTTTTGCTCTATCGGTGGGATTGCATATTCTTCCTTTATGACCGCGATGATCTGCTGATGGACAGAGTCCCGATAATCCGGATGGATGATATCCAAGAACGGCTTACCGATCAACTCCGAAGCGTTGTTTGCACCAAGGAGTGTAATAGCGGCAGGATTCACATATACAATTTTTCCCTCGCTATGCACTGCAATAGCATCTGGAGAAAATTCTACGAGGCGCCTATAGCGTTCTTCACTTTCTTTCAGTTCAATTTCTGCTTTTTTACGTTCGGTGATATCTATGAATATTCCCTCGTAACGCACTATGCGGCCTGCAGCGTCCCGAACGGTTTGTGCCGTTTCGGAGACCCATACAAGACTGCCATCCTTGCGTGGAACCTCATATTCGATTCCGGATACTTTGTTTTGTTGTTCCATCAGCCGCTTAAATTCCTCCCGCTGCTCAGGGTGCACATAGCTTTGTCGGGCGATGTCAGTGCGCTCGCGAATTAACTCCTCGGGCGAGGAGAAACCGAGAATGCGCGCCATAGTAAGATTTGCCTTAAGGAACTTTCCTTCGGGGGTACTTTGGAAAATGCCTTCGGCTGCATTGTCAAAAATCGAACGATAATTCTCTTCAGATTGTCGCAACGCTTTCTCTGCTCGCTTGCGCTCAGTTATATCACGATCAATACCAAGCACCATCTCACGCCCACCCAAAGTGATAATTGTTGTTGAAACCTCGATGGGAAAGATGTGTCCATCCTTATGACGGTGGAAAATTTCCACGTGGATAGTACCCTTTATCCGAAGGTTTTTAATATAGGCGATGCGCTCTTCTCGTGTTCCCTCCGTCGGATTGAGTATATCGATGGAATGGCCGACCAGTTCCTCGCGCGTATACCCGTTCATTTGACAAGCCGCTTCATTGCAATCCACGATTGGCCATGATATACCTGGATTATTGGGATCGATTAATACAATGGCGTCAGGTGAAGCATTGAACAAATCCCGAAATAACTTCTCGCTAATGTGCCTCGCTTCTTCCGCCAGTTTACGTTCGGTGATATCAAAATGGATTCCCTGGCTGCCTATTATTTTTCCATCTGAGGCAAAGACCGGCAATTTTACGACTTGAAAATATTGTGTCATACCGTCTGATTGGGGATATATTTCTTCCAGTTCGATAGGTTTGCCGGTGCTCATAATTAATTTATGGTGGTCAGAATCTTGCTCTGCCAATGTGCGTTGCGTGCCAATCATTTCTGGAGTTCGAGAATTTTCTATCGCTGATTCGTATACTGATAATTCATGGGGCGTCTTACCTAAAATTTCATCCGCATTTAATCCTTTGAGTTGGCAAAAATATGAATTGACGAAGACGTAGCGCCCTTCACTGTCTTTGCGGAAAACTCCGGCGGGAAGTTGCTCAACGAGCGAATGATAAAGCGCTTGCGATTCGTTTATCGCTTTCTCAGCATGCTTACGGTCGGTAATGTTTCTTAAAACACCATCCGTATTTAATAAGCGTTCCCCGTCATATGTTGGTATTGAACGATCCTCAAGGCATACTAATGAACCATCTTTACAGCGCCACCATGCTTCCCATATCGGCGCCTCCGATTTTATATTTGAGCGCAGTTTTTCAAACTCCACATCTTGTTCTGCAAATTGCCCTCCCTCGATCACCTTTGAAAGAAACGCTCGACGCCCTCCCATCTGGCGAACATCAGCAATTGTATAGCCAAGCAATTTCTCAAAAGCAGGGCTGAGATAAGTGAACTCCTGTGTCTGGCCATTGACACTATAAATTACATCTTCAATCGAATTTGTGATTCGCGACAGCGTTTCTTCAGATTTCCGGAGCGCTTCCTCTGCCCGCTTGCGCTCGGTGAGGTCTCTGGCGATTCCCAAAACCACGGTTCCTTTTTCCAATTCTATAGGATACGTTGTGATTTCGACGGGGATTTTATCTCCAGCTTTTCTCTTCAAAATAAATTCATCGGGACCGGTCGGTTTCCCCATGACGTTTTTAACTAAAAGTGCTGCGGCTTTCGGAAATTGATCCAAGGAAAGCAGGTTGAGGTCTAGGAAGCTACCCCCGATGAGTTCTTCCTTATTATAACCTGTAATTATCTCCGCGGCATTATTGCCGTCGATAAAATTTCCTTTCAGATCGCTCAGATAATAAGCATCGGGCGCAAATTTGAATATGAGTTCGAATCGTTCTTTCGACTTTTTGAGCTCTTCCTCTGCCCGGTTGCGCTCGGTGATGTCTTGAATGATTGTTCGTATTCCTGTTATATTTCCTTTTTCATCTTTCAGGAGACCATCATCAAGCAAGACCGGAATTGTTGTTCCATTTTTTCGCGTGTAGGTTCGTTCTACTTGCTTATCACAAGGCATTGTCCCTGCTAACTTGGATAGTATCCTCTTTTTTGATTCTTCCCTATCAGAATTGAACTTCCAGACTGGAGCATCCCGCATTTCTTCCAAGGTATAGCCGAGCATCTCCAATTCCATGCGATTTATATTCTTGATTTTTCCTTTAATATCAATTTCATGATACCCAAGCGGAGCATCATCAAACATCTGCCTGAATTTCTCCTCGCTCTTCTCTATCGCCTCTTCCGTCCGCTTGCGCTCTGTAATGTCGCGTGCGACACCTACCATTGCAATAGGACGACCGAAATTGTTCATGACAATAGATGTCCATAATTCAACCATGAACTCATCGCCGTTCTTGCGCCTATTGCGAATTTCTCCATGCCAACCAACTCTCATTGTTCCTGATTGGACGGCATCACTCTCTTCAGAAGAGACTATTGGCGAACGAATAATTGATATATTTTTCCCAAGCAACTCAGCTTCAGAATATCCATAAGTAGCAAGGAAGGAATCATTGACAAATAGAATTTTATTTTCCAGATCAGTAATAGATATACAATCCCTTGTCGATTTAACAGCTTGTACCAATAATAGACTTTCTTCCTCAACTTTTTTGTGTTCCTGCCGCATTTGTACTTCGGCAAATTCACGCCTCACAACCGGCACAAGACGTGCAAGTTTGTCCTTCATCAGATAGTCGTGCGCTCCGGCTTTCATGAGTTCCACCGCATCTTCTTCGCCAATAGTGCCAGATACAACGATGAACGGAATATCAAGTTTGGTTTTTTGCAGGAGTGCAAGAGCGGCAGGCGCATTAAAACGGGACAGCGTGTAATCTGAAATCACAAGATCCCACTTTTGATTTTCCAATGCACCTTTCATGTCTTTTGCAGTTTCAACCCGTTCGTGGTGAACCGAGTATCCCGCTTTCTTCAACTGACGGAGAACAAGTTCGGCATCGATTTCGGAGTCCTCGACAATCAGAACTCGCAGTGGCGTTTTCATATCAACCTCTCGACTCTCAATGTGATATCAGGTTCAAAGGATTTGGCGAAGTCATGGCTGTACTACATTCGGAGAGATTTTACCGGTACTTCCAATACTTATCAAGTTTCATTTTATTCGGTTGGTTTTGTATGCATGAAGTTAGGATAGAGTTTAGCCATGCACTCAGGACAAATGCCATGTGTAAACTGCGCGCTGGAGTGTTTCATCAAATATGCTTCGAGAGAATTCCAATATCCCTTATCATCACGAATTTTCTTGCAAGATGCGCAGATCGGTAACAGTCCACTTAATGTCTTTACTTCGGCAATCGCTTGTTGGAGTTCAACGATAAGTTTTTCGCGTTCCGACTCAGCTTGTTTGCGTTCAGTGACATCAATAAATGACGATATAATTTTTCGACTGCTTTGAATCATGGCAACCGACATCCATGCTTGCCTTAGATCACCATTTTTACGATAGAATGTAATTTCATATTTATCAGGAGCATCCAGAGGATTGGCAAGCAGTTGACGGTTAAATTCTCTTAGACGATCAAGATCTTCCGGCGGCACTTGTTGTGCCCACCTCATTCCAACAGCTTCTTCTTTTGTAAAGCCGATCATTTGACAAAAGGCACCGTTTACCATGGTGATAGTAGTGTCCGGTTCAACGATCGCTATAGCGGATGAGTTGTTTTCAAATATAACACGAAATTTTTCCTCGCTTTCACGCAATTTCTCTTCCATCCGCTTGCGTTCTTTAATCTCCGCCACAAGCGTTGCGTTTGACTCTTCCAGATCAAATTGCATACGCCGCAAGTTGAGATGGGCTTTTACTCTCGCGATCACTTCCTCTGAATAAAATGGTTTAGTAATATAGTCCACGCCGCCGACTTGGAAACCCTTCAACTTTTTATCTTCATCTCCTAACGCACTGATGAAGATGATGGGAATGGAATTGGTCTTTTCATCTGCTTTGAGGATCCGGCACACTTCGTACCCATCTACATCCGGCATCATAATATCCAAAATAATGAGGGCTGGCGATTTGGCTTGAATGCTGCGGAGAGCTGATTTGCCGTCGCTTGCGGGACGTACTTTGTAACCGGCATCGCTCAAAACATCCATGAGCACGTTGAGGGTTGTTGCCGTATCCTCAACAATCAGAATATCGTCAATCGAATCAATGACACTCATTGTGAATGCTCTGTAAAAATTTATTTATTATTGAGAGTAATTTTTGTTACTGCAAGCTTTCCACCATGCGGTGGAACAGCTCACAAATGCTTTCATCAATATCAAGAATCCTGACGATAACATCAAGCTAGCGTTGCCTTTTCAACATTTCTGCGGCTTGCATTACATGAGAATTCGCAGTTGTGTTTTTCATTAAAACCTCTTGTTTGTTCTTACTTTTATTTAAGTTTGCTTTGTACCTATCAGAATATAATTCCTGACACTACTGATCACTTACATGTATTTTCACCTATTTTTGTTAATCGTTTTTTCGTAGAGATCTCCATAGAGTTTCTTTGCACAATCTGGACAGATGCCATGTGTAAATTTAGCATCGCTATGCTTTTGAATATACCCCTCTACTTGTTGCCAATATCCATTATCATCTCTAATCTTTTTACAGGACGAACAGATCGGCAGTAAGCCACTTAATGTCTTGACATCATTTAACGCTGCCTTAAGTTCCCTGATAAGTTTTTCACGTTCTGCTTCAGCCTGTTTGCGTTCTGTGATATCCTCTTTGACCGCAAGGAAATGAGTGATGACCCTATGTACATCAATAATAGGAGAAATAATAGCAGATTCCCAGTACAGTTCGCCATTTTTCTTTTTGTTGTGAAACTCTCCTCGCCACACACTACCGGAAGTAATCATATCCCAGAGTTGATTATATTCCTCCGCCGGTTTTTCACCAGATTTGAGAATACGCGGATTTTTGCCGATAGCTTCTGCGAGTGAATATCCAGTAATTTCAACGAATTTGGGATTGACATACTCAATTGCACCCGTTGTGTCAGTAATAACTATCGAAGCAGGGCTTTGTTCAACAGCGACGGACAATTTACTCAGTTCTTCCTCAGCTCGTTTGCGCTCGGTAATGTCATGCCCTTGAGCAATTGTGGAGATGAGCATCGTACCGTCCGCGCTGTAAATATTGGCGGAGTTCCAGAGCAGTGTCCTTATTGTCCCATCAACATGCTTTATTGCAATCTCAACGGTTTCCCATTTTTCGCCAGAAACGGTTTTATGGATATATTCCAGCGATTGTCTCTTCGTCTCCTCTGGAAACAGTAATTCGATATTTTCCCCAATGACATCATTTGCATTCCTGCCAGTGATTCGCTCGAACGCCTCATTGAAGCGGGTTATAATAAAATCAGAACTCCAGGTAATGATCGGGGCATTTGCATATCTAAAAAGATTGTCAAGATAATCACGGGTTTCCCTGAGCGCCTCTTCTGCCCATTTACGTTCGGTAATGTCAGTGAATGAACAGATGATTTTTTGGTTTGTTGGAATCACAGCAACAGACATGAGGGAATTTCTGACCTCGCCATTTTTACGATAAAACGAAAACTCGTAATGATCAGGAACGCTTTTGGGATCAATCAATCTTCGTCGGTTATATTCTTTCAGTCTCTCGAGATCTTCCGGAGTAATTTGCTTCGTCCAGCTCATCCCGAGAACTTCCTTCTCCTCGTAACCACTCATTCTGCAATATTCCTTGTTGACCATTGATATCGTTGTATCTCTCTCGATGATCGCCAATGCAGATGAGCTGTTTTCAAATATGACTCGGAATTTTTCCTCACTTTCCCGCAGCGCTTCTTCCGCCAGCCTCCTGTCAGTGATATCTCTAATATTGCACTGAATGACTTTATAGTGGTCGACGAGATAAACATTGCTGACAAACTCCACATGGAAAATCCGGCCATCTTTTGTTTCCAACGGCATATCTTCGTAACGGATATATTCCTTCTGTTGTAATTCTAAAAAATTCTTCTCGTTCGCTGCTGTATCTTTGAGGAACCCCACTTCCCAGAGTTTCTTCCCAAGAAATTGTTCATGTGTGTAACCCAGCATCTCGATTAAAAATGGATTTGCATCAACAATCATTCCCGTCTTAGCATCAAGGATGAGAATGCCATCTCTTGCCGCCTCAAAGAGCCGGCGATAACGTGTTTCCGAATTCCGCAATGCTTCCGCAGATTTATACTGCTCCTGGTAGAAACGAGTACGTTGTTGCCGCCAAATAAAACCCATACTGGTACCTGCGCCGACAAATAAGGCGCCTACAAGAATGATTGTCAGCCACAATCTTTCTTTCAGAGGCGCATACACCTCCTCCATATCCATACGAGCTACCAAAAACCAAGGAGATTCCGGAACTGCTCGCACATAGCCAATAACCTGTGCTCCACGATAGTCTATACCTTCTACAATTCCTTCACTACCTAAAGATGCTTTTACTGCGAGAACATTTTTATTTTCTAATGGAATTCGCAGATTCAAAGCTGCATCCTTGCGAAATCTAAGATCATTGAGAAACAGCACATCGTTCCCATCCTTGCGGATGAGTATAGTCTCAGCTGTCCGGCTTAAGGTAGGCCATTCCTTAATAAGCGGATAGAGATATTCCTCGGGACTAATCCGGAGCGCCAGAACAGCGATCAACCGTTTTGTGGAACGATCTTCCAGAATCGGAACAAGAACCTTTAGATAGATGTGTTGATCTTGATCGTTCCGATAAAAATCCTGAAAGGCAATATTCCCTGACTGAAGTATTTCAATATTTTCTTGGCCAATGACTAAACTCGCTCGTTCCTTATTCTCCGGGAACACGAGTACCGTATTCAATTGTGAATCCAGCAGCATCATGAGATCGTAACTATAAGCGTTCTGTAATTGTCCTGCCCATGTCAGAATTCCCTTCTTCGCATCGCGGTCATTGTGATTTTGGAAGTACCGTTTCACGACTGCAGAAAACAAATCGTTCTTGTAAAAGATCTTTCCATCCCCCAGTCGTTCTTTTCGCCACTGAACCAATTGATTGACCTTTAAATCCGAAATAGCAGACAGCTGTTGTTCTACTTCAGTGCGATAGTTCTTCTCATAGTTGCGATAAGCAAAATAACTGCCGGTGACAATACCCGCTGCAAGAAGAACGAAAATCAATAAAAGAACATAGGACACTCGTGCAGTTGCTGCATTTTTTATTCCGTCATAAGACCAGACGTGAAGTCCGGCATTCACAAACAGGCCAATCGAGAGAATGAGAAAAGCAAGAGAGGTAGGCAATGACGGGGGAATAACACCTGCACCATACATCAAGGGTGATACAAGGAGATATGCAATCAGAAAAAGTAAAAAAGTTAAGATGACTAGAGA
The nucleotide sequence above comes from Ignavibacteriales bacterium. Encoded proteins:
- a CDS encoding nucleoside deaminase, which encodes MKIERQLTDEERKQFMREAIRLSIENVQSGRGGPFAAIVVKDGKIIARGTNLVTSTNDPTAHAEIAAIREACKALGTFQLDGCEIYTSCEPCPMCLGALYWARPERVFYGNTKQDAAEIDFDDSFIYEEFYKKMSDRSIPMVQLMHTEALAGFEAWKNKLDKIKY
- a CDS encoding T9SS type A sorting domain-containing protein, with the translated sequence MEKAFQLLIIIIFFCTEILDVNAQSVQDFLISGENNPSTFRQQNVRLFPFISGHFLAAWEDNRDGNGGWYAQEFDTVGRLIGKNNPIPSNNIIQCISDGSFLVLSEKMGSYFDQQTLNVYGNYFGTSHQLMQTNLLGSAVLPWCGTGYLGIDYDCKSTSKNYLFLFRNDGHLSLSKYQAEGAEVFRLSDSLSYGRIASASALAVNAQDDYAILSCRIDRNTMKNSGVYGTFFNDRDSVLALDQPLGFPFDSSETIYSSRQQHVLKTVMLPDTAYLIFFVHADSGLVYFNKFNQSGVRLSNFRSFPIPRTNAQIPNVTNISISQIVNNNFSLLISNSEWRGNVSVTLHGLYSFNIDGNIQEFTEIDSMQHFANSDNFVKISDSTYYFGMNDGKDVYLTRNRNLSVLDSLKLNDDEIGSNEDNSIVLPAGQNQFCILWEDGIKTSGQIITFDGEKNGFPLVIGGNGIEFFSDGSSLSCWRHLSPAGEDTIGYTILGINGEMVRQGLVVAGKPITAASMISKILTDSSFVLVLQENSSNAKMLLFTKSGSLIQENSIISQENIYSLQISINDKQSFWMHYGSKVRLYSNQLNPLTDEKTLNSRIHLQANVFLSLWPEWDNILYFPTYYGTILSADGDTLQKKIYLMTNPDGYTIGKLTEGRFLLITGKNNSYYARAFTKDGVREKDSICIHRATPGSKKNPSFALNGNKICFAWSEVRNPSLGYSIYGSVMDLSTLVDVKTTPATIPIYSQLYQNYPNPFNPVTNIQFTIAGSELTILKVYDVLGREIAMFINEVKHPGTYSVQWDATSQPSGVYFYKLQDGKNIQTKKMVLIK
- a CDS encoding PAS domain S-box protein, with product MKTPLRVLIVEDSEIDAELVLRQLKKAGYSVHHERVETAKDMKGALENQKWDLVISDYTLSRFNAPAALALLQKTKLDIPFIVVSGTIGEEDAVELMKAGAHDYLMKDKLARLVPVVRREFAEVQMRQEHKKVEEESLLLVQAVKSTRDCISITDLENKILFVNDSFLATYGYSEAELLGKNISIIRSPIVSSEESDAVQSGTMRVGWHGEIRNRRKNGDEFMVELWTSIVMNNFGRPIAMVGVARDITERKRTEEAIEKSEEKFRQMFDDAPLGYHEIDIKGKIKNINRMELEMLGYTLEEMRDAPVWKFNSDREESKKRILSKLAGTMPCDKQVERTYTRKNGTTIPVLLDDGLLKDEKGNITGIRTIIQDITERNRAEEELKKSKERFELIFKFAPDAYYLSDLKGNFIDGNNAAEIITGYNKEELIGGSFLDLNLLSLDQFPKAAALLVKNVMGKPTGPDEFILKRKAGDKIPVEITTYPIELEKGTVVLGIARDLTERKRAEEALRKSEETLSRITNSIEDVIYSVNGQTQEFTYLSPAFEKLLGYTIADVRQMGGRRAFLSKVIEGGQFAEQDVEFEKLRSNIKSEAPIWEAWWRCKDGSLVCLEDRSIPTYDGERLLNTDGVLRNITDRKHAEKAINESQALYHSLVEQLPAGVFRKDSEGRYVFVNSYFCQLKGLNADEILGKTPHELSVYESAIENSRTPEMIGTQRTLAEQDSDHHKLIMSTGKPIELEEIYPQSDGMTQYFQVVKLPVFASDGKIIGSQGIHFDITERKLAEEARHISEKLFRDLFNASPDAIVLIDPNNPGISWPIVDCNEAACQMNGYTREELVGHSIDILNPTEGTREERIAYIKNLRIKGTIHVEIFHRHKDGHIFPIEVSTTIITLGGREMVLGIDRDITERKRAEKALRQSEENYRSIFDNAAEGIFQSTPEGKFLKANLTMARILGFSSPEELIRERTDIARQSYVHPEQREEFKRLMEQQNKVSGIEYEVPRKDGSLVWVSETAQTVRDAAGRIVRYEGIFIDITERKKAEIELKESEERYRRLVEFSPDAIAVHSEGKIVYVNPAAITLLGANNASELIGKPFLDIIHPDYRDSVHQQIIAVIKEEYAIPPIEQKFMRLDGSCIEVEVAALPIVYKEKSAMQIVVRDISEQKKLQNQLMQTQKIQSIGTLAGGIAHDFNNILGIILAYSSLLDKNKLSPDKFANSIAAINQAVQRGAALVRQILTFARKTDVVFEPMDISVLIHELLSMLEQTFPKTITFSESIENDLPFIFADRTQVHQTLLNLCINARDAMPNGGSISLVAEKRTKEQMNQQFPDAEAEAYVCLTVTDTGKGMDEATCLRVFDPFFTTKEKGKGTGLGLSVVYGVIQVHHGFIDLKSEPGCGTTFWLFFPIPAINKQTADSQLPTESFEIGGTETILFVEDEEMLIQMVTFLLESKGYKVLCARDGLEAVQVYQSHKQEIALVLTDMGLPVMTGTDEFKKIREINPNSKVIFASGYFEPDLKSELLKDGANGFIQKPYEPNDILRIVRQALDQKV
- a CDS encoding response regulator, which encodes MSVIDSIDDILIVEDTATTLNVLMDVLSDAGYKVRPASDGKSALRSIQAKSPALIILDIMMPDVDGYEVCRILKADEKTNSIPIIFISALGDEDKKLKGFQVGGVDYITKPFYSEEVIARVKAHLNLRRMQFDLEESNATLVAEIKERKRMEEKLRESEEKFRVIFENNSSAIAIVEPDTTITMVNGAFCQMIGFTKEEAVGMRWAQQVPPEDLDRLREFNRQLLANPLDAPDKYEITFYRKNGDLRQAWMSVAMIQSSRKIISSFIDVTERKQAESEREKLIVELQQAIAEVKTLSGLLPICASCKKIRDDKGYWNSLEAYLMKHSSAQFTHGICPECMAKLYPNFMHTKPTE